In Paraburkholderia bryophila, a single genomic region encodes these proteins:
- a CDS encoding glycosyltransferase family 2 protein produces MQETTLGVAIITKNAAARLAECLQAVSFADQIVVIDGGSTDGTADIARAHGARVIEETDWPGFGPQKNRAVEALSTNWILSLDADEIVSPELAAAIRAALIAPTADVYAVDRLSSFCGHWIHHSGWYPDWIPRLFKRGAARFSDDLVHERLVFDTPTQRLTGKLMHYSYEDFEGVLRKLDTYSTAGAVQRHAAGKRGSFGKALGRGAWAFVRTYVLRRGFLDGKAGFMIAVFNAETVYYRFLKLARLGDQARR; encoded by the coding sequence ATGCAAGAAACCACCCTCGGCGTCGCCATCATCACCAAAAACGCGGCGGCACGGCTGGCCGAATGCCTGCAAGCGGTATCGTTCGCCGACCAGATCGTCGTGATCGACGGCGGCAGCACCGACGGCACCGCGGATATCGCACGCGCTCACGGCGCCCGCGTGATCGAAGAGACCGACTGGCCGGGTTTCGGTCCGCAGAAAAACCGTGCGGTGGAGGCGCTCTCCACCAACTGGATTCTTTCCCTCGACGCCGACGAAATCGTCTCGCCGGAACTGGCCGCGGCGATCCGCGCGGCATTGATCGCGCCCACCGCCGACGTCTACGCGGTGGACCGCCTGTCGAGTTTCTGCGGCCACTGGATTCATCACAGCGGCTGGTATCCGGACTGGATTCCGCGTCTGTTCAAACGCGGCGCGGCGCGTTTCTCCGACGACCTCGTCCACGAGCGTCTGGTATTCGACACGCCCACGCAACGGCTCACCGGCAAACTGATGCACTACTCGTACGAGGACTTCGAAGGCGTGCTGCGCAAGCTCGACACGTATTCGACCGCCGGCGCAGTGCAACGTCATGCGGCGGGCAAGCGCGGCAGTTTCGGCAAGGCGCTCGGGCGCGGCGCCTGGGCGTTCGTGCGGACCTACGTGTTGCGGCGCGGCTTTCTGGATGGCAAGGCCGGTTTCATGATCGCGGTGTTCAACGCGGAGACGGTGTACTACCGGTTTTTGAAGCTGGCGCGGCTCGGGGATCAGGCGCGGCGCTGA
- the dnaE gene encoding DNA polymerase III subunit alpha, producing MSPMSDPRFVHLRVHSEFSIADGIVRLDDVVKAAAKDGQGALALTDLGNAFGLVRFYKEARGKGVKPIAGCDVWITNPDDRDKPSRLLLLVKDRRGYLNLCELLSKASLTNQYRGRAEVEAGWLESGLGEGLLALSGAQHGDIGLALAAGNEEAAKRNALHWAKVFPGGFYIELQRSGQPGGEQYVQQSVALAAALKLPVVATHPMQFMTQDDFTAHEARVCISEGDILANPRRSKRFTSEQFFRTQEEMAALFADIPSALANTVEIAKRCNLTLELGKPKLPLFPTPDGMSLDDYLVQLSKEGLEKRLEQLYPDAAEREAQRATYYARLEFECGTIIKMGFPGYFLIVADFINWAKNNGVPVGPGRGSGAGSLVAYALGVTDLDPLRYNLLFERFLNPERVSMPDFDIDFCQHGRDRVIQYVKEKYGADAVSQIATFGTMAAKAAVRDIGRVLDLGYMFTDGIAKLIPFKPGKHVTIADAMKEEPLLQERFDNEDEVHQLLELAQRVEGLTRNVGMHAGGVLIAPGKLTDFCPLYTQGDESGVVSQYDKDDVEAVGLVKFDFLGLTTLTILDWAERYIRRLDPSKQDWSLAQVPLDDAPSFSILKKANTVAVFQLESRGMQGMLKDAQPDRFEDIIALVALYRPGPMDLIPSFCARKHGREVVEYPDPRVESVLKETYGIMVYQEQVMQMAQIIGGYSLGGADLLRRAMGKKKAEEMAEHRELFRQGAAKNGLTGEKADEIFDLMEKFAGYGFNKSHAAAYALLAYHTAWLKAHHPAEFMAANMSLAMDDTDKVKILFEDCLTNKMAVLPPDVNLSAYRFEPVAEPDGKRSKTIRYGLGAIKGSGQNAIEEIIRAREDGPFIDIFDFCNRVDRRIVNRRTVEALIRAGAFDSLHANRAQLIASVSLAMEAAEQASANALQAGLFDMGDAPSQGHELVDEPEWAEKKKLQEEKAALGFYLSGHLFDAYKSEVRRFVRQKIGELKEGRDKLVAGVIASMRTQMTQRGKMLIALLDDGTGQCEVTVFNETFEAHKQLFKEDELLVVQGQARNDAFTGGIRFTVETVMDLGRARCRYAEAVKVEMNGNADALALRRVLEAHSAGKDEPAAAPAPVASARGGNGGGRNGGGGGGYGGDNGRQRQAVQIPNGLAVQVVYRSESAQGEMRLGDAWRVKPTDELLAALRGEFAGSSIEIVY from the coding sequence ATGTCGCCCATGTCAGATCCCCGCTTCGTTCATCTCCGCGTTCACTCCGAATTCTCGATTGCCGACGGCATCGTGCGTCTTGACGACGTCGTCAAGGCCGCTGCCAAAGACGGTCAGGGCGCGCTCGCCCTCACCGATCTCGGCAACGCGTTCGGCCTCGTCCGCTTCTACAAGGAAGCCCGTGGCAAAGGGGTCAAACCCATTGCCGGCTGCGACGTCTGGATCACCAATCCCGACGACCGCGACAAGCCTTCCCGTTTGCTGCTGCTGGTCAAAGACCGGCGCGGCTATCTGAATCTGTGCGAGTTGCTCAGCAAGGCGTCGCTCACCAATCAGTATCGCGGGCGTGCCGAAGTCGAGGCCGGCTGGCTCGAATCCGGCCTGGGCGAAGGCTTGCTCGCGTTGTCCGGTGCGCAGCACGGCGACATTGGCCTTGCGCTCGCGGCGGGTAACGAAGAAGCGGCCAAACGCAATGCGTTGCATTGGGCGAAGGTATTCCCCGGCGGCTTTTATATCGAGTTGCAGCGGAGCGGTCAGCCGGGCGGCGAGCAGTACGTGCAGCAGTCGGTCGCGCTTGCCGCGGCGCTGAAGTTGCCGGTGGTCGCCACGCATCCCATGCAGTTCATGACGCAAGACGATTTCACCGCGCACGAGGCGCGCGTGTGTATTTCCGAAGGCGACATTCTCGCGAATCCGCGCCGCTCGAAACGCTTCACTTCCGAGCAGTTTTTCCGCACGCAGGAAGAAATGGCCGCGCTGTTCGCGGACATTCCGTCGGCGCTCGCCAATACGGTCGAAATCGCCAAGCGCTGCAACCTCACGCTCGAACTCGGCAAGCCGAAGCTGCCGCTGTTTCCCACACCAGACGGCATGTCGCTCGACGACTACCTGGTGCAGTTGTCGAAAGAGGGGCTCGAGAAGCGTCTCGAACAGTTGTACCCGGACGCGGCCGAACGGGAAGCGCAACGCGCAACGTACTACGCGCGCCTCGAATTCGAGTGCGGCACGATCATCAAGATGGGCTTTCCGGGCTACTTCCTGATCGTGGCGGACTTTATCAACTGGGCGAAGAACAACGGCGTGCCGGTCGGCCCCGGCCGGGGTTCGGGCGCGGGTTCGCTGGTCGCGTACGCGCTCGGCGTGACCGACCTCGATCCGCTGCGCTACAACCTGCTGTTCGAACGTTTCCTGAATCCGGAACGGGTTTCGATGCCCGACTTCGACATCGACTTCTGCCAGCACGGCCGCGATCGCGTGATCCAGTACGTGAAGGAAAAGTACGGTGCGGACGCGGTGTCGCAAATCGCCACGTTCGGCACGATGGCGGCGAAGGCGGCAGTGCGCGACATCGGCCGGGTACTCGATCTCGGCTATATGTTCACGGACGGTATTGCCAAGCTGATTCCGTTCAAGCCGGGCAAGCACGTCACGATCGCGGACGCGATGAAGGAAGAGCCGCTGCTGCAGGAGCGCTTCGACAACGAAGACGAAGTGCATCAGTTGCTCGAACTCGCGCAGCGTGTGGAAGGCCTCACGCGTAACGTCGGCATGCACGCGGGCGGGGTGCTGATCGCGCCCGGCAAGCTGACCGATTTCTGTCCGCTGTACACGCAGGGCGACGAAAGCGGTGTCGTGAGCCAGTACGACAAAGACGACGTCGAAGCCGTCGGCCTCGTGAAGTTCGACTTTTTGGGTCTGACCACGCTGACGATTCTCGACTGGGCCGAGCGCTATATCCGCCGTCTCGATCCGTCGAAGCAGGACTGGTCGCTCGCGCAGGTGCCGCTGGACGACGCCCCGTCGTTCTCGATCCTGAAGAAAGCGAATACCGTCGCCGTGTTCCAGCTGGAAAGCCGCGGCATGCAAGGCATGCTGAAAGACGCGCAGCCTGACCGCTTCGAGGACATCATCGCGCTGGTCGCGTTGTACCGTCCGGGCCCAATGGACCTGATTCCGAGCTTCTGCGCGCGTAAGCACGGCCGCGAAGTCGTCGAGTATCCGGATCCGCGCGTCGAATCTGTTCTGAAAGAGACCTACGGCATCATGGTCTACCAGGAGCAGGTGATGCAGATGGCGCAGATCATCGGCGGCTACTCGCTGGGTGGCGCCGACTTGCTGCGTCGCGCGATGGGTAAGAAGAAGGCCGAGGAAATGGCCGAGCATCGCGAGTTGTTCCGCCAGGGCGCCGCGAAGAACGGGCTGACCGGCGAAAAGGCCGACGAAATCTTCGACTTGATGGAGAAGTTCGCGGGCTACGGCTTCAACAAGTCGCACGCGGCCGCGTACGCGCTGCTCGCGTATCACACCGCGTGGCTGAAGGCGCACCATCCGGCGGAATTCATGGCGGCGAATATGTCGCTCGCCATGGACGACACGGACAAGGTCAAGATCCTGTTCGAAGACTGCCTGACGAACAAGATGGCGGTGCTGCCGCCCGATGTGAATCTGTCCGCATATCGCTTCGAGCCGGTCGCCGAGCCGGACGGCAAGCGCTCGAAAACGATCCGTTACGGCCTCGGCGCAATCAAAGGCAGCGGCCAGAACGCGATCGAAGAAATTATTCGCGCGCGGGAAGACGGTCCGTTCATCGACATTTTCGATTTCTGCAATCGCGTCGACCGCCGTATTGTCAATCGTCGCACGGTCGAGGCTTTGATCCGCGCCGGCGCGTTCGATTCGCTGCATGCCAATCGCGCGCAACTGATCGCCTCCGTCTCGCTCGCCATGGAAGCCGCCGAACAGGCGAGCGCCAATGCGCTGCAAGCGGGCCTGTTCGACATGGGCGACGCGCCGTCGCAAGGTCACGAACTGGTCGACGAGCCGGAGTGGGCGGAAAAGAAGAAGTTGCAGGAAGAAAAGGCCGCGCTCGGCTTCTACCTGTCGGGCCATTTGTTCGACGCGTACAAGAGCGAAGTGCGCCGCTTCGTGCGTCAGAAGATCGGCGAACTGAAGGAAGGGCGCGACAAGCTGGTCGCGGGCGTGATCGCGTCGATGCGCACGCAGATGACCCAGCGCGGCAAGATGCTGATCGCGCTGCTCGACGACGGCACGGGCCAGTGCGAAGTGACGGTGTTCAACGAGACGTTCGAAGCCCACAAGCAACTGTTCAAGGAAGACGAACTGCTGGTCGTGCAGGGTCAGGCGCGTAACGACGCGTTCACCGGCGGCATCCGCTTTACCGTCGAAACGGTCATGGATCTCGGGCGCGCACGCTGCCGTTATGCGGAGGCCGTGAAGGTGGAGATGAACGGCAACGCAGACGCGCTCGCGTTGCGGCGCGTGCTCGAAGCGCATAGCGCGGGTAAGGACGAGCCGGCGGCCGCTCCGGCGCCGGTTGCGTCGGCGCGCGGTGGTAACGGTGGCGGGCGTAACGGCGGCGGAGGCGGCGGTTATGGCGGCGACAATGGCCGTCAGCGTCAGGCGGTGCAGATCCCGAACGGGCTGGCTGTGCAGGTGGTGTATCGCAGTGAAAGCGCGCAGGGTGAAATGCGTCTGGGCGACGCGTGGCGCGTGAAGCCGACCGACGAACTCCTCGCGGCGTTGCGCGGCGAGTTTGCCGGCAGCTCGATCGAAATCGTCTATTGA
- a CDS encoding sulfurtransferase: MSIVNLSAYHFATIEDTAAWRPFVTERCNGLGLRGTVLLAPEGINLFVAGTREATDTFIDYIRHDALFEGKFTTLQFKESVSDKQPFTRMLVKLKREIITMKKPAIRPELGRAPFVDAPTLKHWLDRGHDDQGRPVVMLDTRNAFEVDVGTFENALDYRISKFSEFPEVIEQNRADLEGKTVVSFCTGGIRCEKAAIHMKEVGIENVYQLEGGILKYFEEVGGAHYQGDCFVFDYRTALNPQLEPTSTAQCFGCRAVVPPEAQQSPLYVAGKTCPACHPDGKAAHAA, from the coding sequence ATGAGTATCGTCAACCTCTCCGCGTACCATTTCGCGACCATCGAAGACACCGCCGCATGGCGCCCGTTCGTCACCGAACGCTGTAACGGGCTCGGCCTGCGCGGCACCGTGCTGCTTGCGCCGGAAGGCATCAACCTGTTCGTCGCCGGCACGCGTGAGGCGACCGACACGTTCATCGACTACATCCGTCACGACGCGCTGTTCGAAGGCAAGTTCACCACGCTGCAATTCAAGGAAAGCGTGTCCGACAAGCAGCCGTTCACGCGCATGCTGGTCAAGCTCAAGCGCGAAATCATCACCATGAAGAAGCCGGCGATCCGGCCGGAACTCGGCCGTGCGCCGTTCGTCGACGCGCCCACGCTGAAACACTGGCTGGACCGCGGTCACGACGACCAGGGTCGCCCGGTTGTGATGCTCGACACGCGCAACGCGTTCGAAGTCGACGTCGGCACCTTCGAGAACGCGCTCGACTACCGCATTTCGAAATTCAGCGAATTTCCCGAGGTGATCGAGCAGAACCGCGCCGACCTCGAAGGCAAGACCGTCGTGTCGTTCTGCACCGGCGGGATTCGCTGCGAGAAGGCCGCGATCCACATGAAGGAAGTCGGCATCGAGAACGTGTATCAGCTCGAAGGCGGCATCCTGAAGTATTTCGAGGAAGTGGGCGGCGCGCATTATCAGGGCGACTGTTTCGTGTTCGATTACCGCACCGCGTTGAATCCGCAACTGGAACCCACGTCGACCGCGCAGTGCTTCGGCTGTCGCGCGGTGGTGCCGCCCGAGGCGCAGCAGTCGCCGCTGTACGTAGCGGGCAAGACGTGCCCCGCGTGCCATCCGGACGGCAAGGCGGCGCACGCGGCGTGA
- the gluQRS gene encoding tRNA glutamyl-Q(34) synthetase GluQRS — MNYRGRFAPSPTGPLHFGSLVSALASWLDARAHRGAWLVRIEDIDGPRTVPGAAESILSTLERFGMHADEPPVWQSRRMPRYQQALEQLKSTGLIYPCGCTRKEIADSLLHAHARNTTLAYPGTCRTGLHGKPARAWRLRVPDGDAAVITFQDRWQGRQTQNLATEVGDFVLRRADDQWAYQLAVVVDDADDHITHIVRGADLMDSTARQIYLQRCLGAPTPHYLHVPVVMNEHGEKLSKQNGATALDDDQPLDALKAAARHLGLDLTTTTSGPNTAETLESFYPAATAAWAKRMGIRE, encoded by the coding sequence ATGAACTATCGCGGGCGCTTCGCGCCATCGCCTACCGGGCCGTTGCATTTCGGCTCCCTCGTCAGCGCGCTCGCCAGTTGGCTCGACGCGCGCGCACATCGCGGCGCGTGGCTGGTTCGTATCGAAGACATCGACGGTCCGCGCACCGTGCCGGGCGCCGCCGAGAGCATTCTCTCGACGCTCGAACGTTTCGGCATGCACGCAGACGAGCCGCCGGTCTGGCAAAGCCGTCGCATGCCGCGCTACCAGCAGGCGCTGGAGCAGTTGAAGTCCACCGGACTGATCTATCCGTGCGGCTGCACGCGCAAGGAGATCGCCGACTCGCTGCTGCACGCGCATGCGCGCAATACGACCCTCGCTTATCCCGGCACGTGTCGCACCGGCCTGCATGGCAAGCCAGCGCGCGCGTGGCGCCTGCGCGTGCCCGACGGCGACGCGGCCGTCATCACCTTCCAGGACCGCTGGCAAGGTCGGCAGACGCAGAACCTGGCCACCGAGGTCGGCGATTTCGTGCTGCGGCGCGCCGACGACCAATGGGCGTATCAACTGGCCGTGGTCGTCGACGATGCGGACGACCACATCACGCATATCGTGCGCGGTGCGGATCTGATGGATTCGACGGCGCGGCAGATTTATCTGCAGCGCTGTCTTGGCGCGCCGACGCCGCACTATTTGCACGTGCCCGTGGTCATGAACGAACACGGCGAAAAGCTCAGCAAGCAGAACGGCGCGACCGCGCTCGATGACGACCAGCCGCTCGACGCGCTGAAAGCCGCGGCGCGGCATCTCGGCCTCGATCTAACGACGACGACGAGCGGCCCAAACACGGCAGAAACGCTGGAAAGCTTCTACCCAGCCGCCACGGCAGCGTGGGCCAAGCGAATGGGAATCCGCGAGTGA
- a CDS encoding DEAD/DEAH box helicase, with amino-acid sequence MSDTAVTPSTATFDQFGLAPDILKAVKESGYTTPTPIQEQAIPVVLAGRDMMGAAQTGTGKTASFSLPIIQRLLPQASTSASPARHPVRALILTPTRELADQVAANVQSYAKHTALRSTVVFGGVDMNPQSEALRRGVEILIATPGRLLDHVQQKTANLGQVQILVLDEADRMLDMGFLPDLQRILNLLPKERQTLLFSATFSGEIKKLAATYLRDPQTIEVARSNSTATNVTQIVYEVAEGDKTGAVVQLIRERSLKQVIVFCNSKIGASRLARSLERDGVVATAIHGDRTQNERMQALDAFKRGEIEALVATDVAARGLDIAELPAVINFDLPFNAEDYVHRIGRTGRAGASGDALSLCSPNERKQLADIEKLIKRPLDVQHLTVNTPVRHHHEERAPRRERSESRGEGREGREGRDERGARRRSGPASSGSFDRPHHHRAQPVDDFFLKPYEPSPASIRKVEEAAASSAAAPQKSGSKQPLAALLGGFGMPRKSTTPSS; translated from the coding sequence ATGTCCGACACAGCCGTCACGCCCAGCACTGCGACTTTTGATCAATTCGGCCTCGCGCCCGACATCCTGAAAGCCGTCAAAGAATCGGGCTACACCACGCCGACGCCGATCCAGGAACAGGCGATTCCCGTCGTGCTGGCCGGCCGTGACATGATGGGCGCCGCGCAAACCGGCACCGGCAAGACCGCGAGCTTCTCGCTGCCGATCATCCAGCGGCTGCTGCCGCAGGCGAGCACGAGCGCTTCGCCGGCCCGCCATCCGGTGCGCGCGCTGATTCTCACGCCGACCCGCGAACTGGCCGACCAGGTCGCCGCGAACGTGCAGTCGTACGCGAAGCACACGGCGCTGCGCAGCACGGTGGTGTTCGGCGGTGTCGATATGAACCCGCAGTCCGAAGCATTGCGCCGCGGCGTCGAAATTCTGATCGCCACGCCGGGCCGTCTGCTCGATCACGTGCAACAGAAAACCGCCAATCTCGGCCAGGTGCAGATTCTGGTGCTCGACGAAGCCGACCGGATGCTCGACATGGGCTTCCTGCCGGATTTGCAGCGCATTCTGAATTTGCTGCCGAAAGAACGTCAAACGCTGCTGTTCTCGGCCACTTTCTCGGGCGAAATCAAGAAACTGGCCGCTACGTATCTGCGCGACCCGCAGACCATTGAAGTTGCTCGCAGCAATTCCACCGCGACCAACGTGACGCAAATCGTCTACGAAGTTGCGGAAGGCGATAAGACCGGCGCGGTTGTGCAACTGATTCGCGAACGCAGCCTCAAGCAGGTGATCGTGTTCTGCAACAGCAAGATCGGCGCGAGCCGGCTTGCGCGCAGTCTGGAGCGCGACGGCGTGGTCGCGACCGCGATTCACGGCGACCGTACGCAGAACGAGCGGATGCAGGCACTCGACGCGTTCAAGCGCGGCGAGATCGAAGCGCTGGTGGCGACCGACGTCGCCGCGCGCGGTCTGGATATCGCCGAATTGCCGGCGGTGATCAACTTCGATCTGCCGTTCAATGCGGAAGACTATGTGCACCGGATCGGCCGTACCGGCCGCGCGGGTGCGTCGGGCGACGCGTTGTCGCTGTGCAGCCCGAACGAGCGCAAGCAGCTCGCCGATATCGAGAAGCTGATCAAGCGTCCGCTGGACGTGCAGCATCTCACGGTGAATACGCCCGTGCGTCATCACCATGAAGAGCGCGCGCCGCGCCGTGAGCGTAGCGAAAGCCGCGGCGAAGGCCGTGAGGGTCGCGAGGGCCGTGATGAGCGCGGTGCTCGCCGGCGTTCGGGTCCGGCGTCGTCGGGTTCGTTCGATCGGCCGCATCATCATCGCGCGCAGCCGGTGGACGATTTCTTCCTCAAGCCTTATGAGCCGTCGCCGGCTTCGATTCGCAAGGTCGAAGAGGCTGCGGCTTCTTCCGCTGCCGCGCCGCAGAAGTCTGGTTCCAAGCAGCCGTTGGCGGCGTTGCTGGGTGGGTTTGGGATGCCGCGGAAGTCGACTACTCCGTCTTCCTGA
- a CDS encoding aldehyde dehydrogenase family protein yields the protein MLNKTYPYYLANEAVAANTDLEVTDKFSGEVATRVAMADAAAIDQAIGHAVAAMPAMRAFPPFKRQAVLEHCVKRFRERYDELALALCIEAGKPINDSRGEVTRLIDTFKVAAEESVRIDGEIINLEIAPRAKGYHGYVKRVPIGPCSFISPFNFPLNLTAHKVAPAIAAGVPFVLKPASRTPVGALIMGEILAETDLPKGAFSILPAHRDGADLFTTDERFKLLSFTGSPAVGWDLKKKAGKKKVILELGGNAAAIVDGDQGGKLDYVVDRLAFGAFYQSGQSCIGVQRILVHASLYDALREKLIAKTKSLIMGDPKDEKTFVGPMISESESKRLAGWMDSAVQAGATIVAGGKVEGAMFEATLLEGVKRDSDLYRKEAFGPVAILERFDDFGAALATVNDSDFGLQAGIFTDSLANAHRAWDELDVGGVVINDVPSFRVDNMPYGGVKDSGLGREGVRYAIEDMTELRLMVMRETW from the coding sequence ATGTTGAACAAGACTTACCCGTACTACCTCGCCAACGAAGCAGTGGCGGCCAACACCGATCTCGAAGTCACCGACAAATTCAGCGGCGAAGTGGCCACCCGTGTGGCCATGGCCGACGCCGCCGCGATCGACCAGGCGATCGGCCACGCGGTCGCGGCGATGCCGGCCATGCGCGCCTTTCCGCCGTTCAAGCGTCAGGCGGTGCTCGAACACTGCGTGAAGCGCTTTCGCGAGCGTTACGATGAACTGGCGCTCGCGCTGTGCATCGAGGCCGGCAAACCGATCAACGACTCGCGGGGCGAGGTCACGCGGCTGATCGATACGTTCAAGGTGGCCGCGGAGGAATCGGTGCGGATCGACGGCGAGATCATCAATCTGGAGATTGCGCCGCGCGCCAAGGGCTATCACGGCTATGTGAAGCGCGTGCCGATCGGGCCGTGTTCGTTTATCTCGCCGTTCAATTTCCCGCTGAATCTGACCGCGCACAAGGTGGCGCCGGCGATCGCGGCGGGCGTGCCGTTCGTGCTGAAACCGGCGAGCCGCACGCCGGTCGGCGCCTTGATCATGGGCGAGATTCTGGCGGAAACCGATCTGCCGAAGGGCGCGTTTTCGATTCTGCCGGCGCACCGCGACGGCGCGGATCTGTTCACCACCGACGAACGTTTCAAGCTGCTGTCCTTTACCGGCTCGCCGGCGGTGGGTTGGGATCTGAAGAAAAAGGCCGGCAAGAAGAAGGTGATTCTGGAGCTGGGCGGCAACGCGGCCGCGATCGTCGATGGCGATCAGGGCGGCAAGCTCGACTACGTGGTTGACCGGCTGGCGTTCGGCGCGTTCTATCAGTCGGGGCAGAGCTGTATCGGCGTGCAGCGGATTCTGGTGCACGCAAGCCTCTACGATGCGCTGCGCGAGAAGCTGATCGCGAAGACGAAGTCGCTGATCATGGGCGATCCGAAAGACGAAAAGACCTTCGTGGGGCCGATGATCTCCGAATCGGAATCCAAACGCCTCGCCGGCTGGATGGACAGCGCGGTGCAGGCGGGCGCGACGATCGTCGCAGGCGGCAAGGTGGAGGGCGCGATGTTCGAGGCCACGCTGCTCGAAGGCGTGAAGCGCGATAGCGACCTGTACCGCAAGGAAGCGTTCGGTCCGGTGGCGATCCTCGAGCGTTTCGACGACTTCGGTGCGGCGCTTGCCACCGTCAACGACAGCGACTTCGGTCTGCAAGCCGGCATCTTCACGGATTCGCTCGCGAATGCGCACCGCGCGTGGGACGAACTCGACGTGGGCGGCGTGGTGATCAACGACGTGCCGTCGTTCCGGGTCGACAACATGCCGTACGGCGGCGTGAAGGATTCCGGGCTGGGCCGCGAAGGCGTGCGCTACGCGATCGAGGACATGACCGAATTGCGCCTGATGGTGATGCGCGAAACCTGGTAA
- a CDS encoding acetolactate synthase large subunit: protein MKASDLFVKSLEAEGVEYVFGIPGEENLDLLESLRRSKIRLILTRHEQAAGFMAATYGRLTGRLGVCLATLGPGATNFVTAAAYAQLGGMPMLMVTGQKPIKSSKQGHFQIVDVVRMMEPLTKYTRQIVSIGNIPAAVREAVRQAEEERPGATHLELPEDVAHEEGDGKPIPKSFSRRPVAEEKAVARAVEAIKSAKHPLLMIGAGGNRKTTTKMLREFVDQTGIPFFTTQMGKGVIDESHPMWLGNATLSDGDFVHRAIDHADCIINVGHDVIEKPPFFMRSGEAGEKTVIHVNFLGAEVDTVYFPQIEVVGDIANAVWQLKESLKERQEHWDFTRFKEIKQHFEAHLVKGQHDDRFPMYPVRIVNDVYETTPVDGIVCLDNGMYKIWFARYYRAHEPNSLLLDNALASMGAGLPSAIATKIVHPDRKVMAVCGDGGFMMNSQELETAVRLKLDLVVLILRDDAFGMIRWKQENMNFPDYGMTLANPDFVAYAESYGAKGHRIESAAEFAPLLRECFVTPGVHVIDLPIDYSDNERVLNREIKRLSAQL, encoded by the coding sequence ATGAAAGCATCGGACCTGTTCGTCAAATCGCTGGAAGCCGAAGGTGTCGAGTACGTGTTCGGCATTCCCGGTGAAGAAAATCTCGATCTGCTCGAATCGCTGCGCCGCTCCAAAATCCGTCTGATCCTGACGCGCCACGAACAGGCGGCCGGTTTCATGGCCGCCACCTACGGGCGTCTCACCGGCCGCCTCGGCGTCTGTCTGGCCACACTCGGCCCAGGCGCGACCAACTTCGTGACCGCCGCCGCGTACGCGCAACTCGGCGGCATGCCGATGCTGATGGTTACCGGCCAGAAGCCCATCAAGTCGAGCAAGCAGGGCCATTTCCAGATCGTCGACGTGGTGCGGATGATGGAGCCGCTCACCAAGTACACGCGGCAGATCGTCTCGATCGGCAATATTCCGGCGGCGGTGCGCGAAGCGGTGCGGCAGGCCGAAGAAGAACGGCCCGGCGCGACCCACCTCGAATTGCCCGAAGACGTCGCGCATGAAGAGGGCGACGGCAAGCCGATCCCGAAGAGCTTCAGCCGCCGTCCGGTGGCCGAGGAAAAAGCCGTGGCGCGCGCGGTCGAGGCGATCAAGAGCGCGAAGCATCCGCTGCTGATGATCGGCGCGGGGGGCAATCGCAAAACCACCACCAAGATGCTGCGCGAGTTCGTCGACCAGACCGGTATTCCGTTCTTCACGACGCAGATGGGCAAGGGCGTGATCGACGAATCGCATCCCATGTGGCTCGGCAACGCGACCTTGTCCGACGGCGATTTCGTGCACCGCGCGATCGATCACGCCGACTGCATCATCAATGTGGGCCACGACGTGATCGAGAAGCCGCCGTTCTTCATGCGCAGCGGCGAGGCGGGCGAGAAGACGGTGATTCACGTCAATTTTCTCGGCGCGGAAGTGGATACGGTGTACTTCCCGCAGATCGAAGTGGTCGGCGATATCGCCAACGCGGTGTGGCAACTGAAGGAAAGTCTGAAGGAGCGTCAGGAGCATTGGGACTTCACGCGCTTCAAGGAGATCAAGCAGCACTTCGAGGCGCATCTGGTCAAAGGCCAGCACGACGACCGCTTCCCGATGTACCCGGTGCGGATCGTCAACGACGTGTACGAGACCACGCCGGTGGACGGCATCGTGTGTCTGGACAACGGCATGTACAAGATCTGGTTCGCCCGCTATTACCGCGCGCACGAGCCGAATTCGCTGCTGCTCGATAACGCGCTGGCGTCGATGGGCGCGGGCTTGCCGTCCGCGATCGCCACCAAGATCGTGCATCCGGACCGCAAGGTCATGGCCGTGTGCGGCGACGGCGGCTTCATGATGAATTCGCAGGAACTGGAAACGGCGGTGCGCCTGAAGCTCGATCTGGTGGTCCTGATTCTGCGCGACGACGCGTTCGGCATGATCCGCTGGAAGCAGGAAAACATGAATTTCCCGGACTACGGCATGACGCTGGCGAATCCGGATTTCGTCGCCTACGCGGAGAGTTATGGGGCGAAGGGGCATCGGATCGAATCGGCGGCGGAGTTCGCGCCTTTGCTGCGCGAATGCTTCGTCACGCCGGGCGTGCATGTGATCGATCTGCCGATTGACTATTCGGATAACGAGCGCGTGTTGAACCGCGAGATCAAGCGGTTGAGCGCGCAACTGTGA